A genomic region of Populus nigra chromosome 11, ddPopNigr1.1, whole genome shotgun sequence contains the following coding sequences:
- the LOC133706235 gene encoding patatin-like protein 2 isoform X2 → MATRSNTMFVNGSDEELITILSIDGGGVRGIIPGTVLAFLESKLQELDPENKDVRIADYFDYIAGTSTGGLIAAMITAPNDQKRPLFAAKDINDFYHKNAAVIFPQKTEPDVGTLLGELVTTLKESNQIPNAAKDIAKFNLEESEQILQFVETYNGKSSGDKLMRSSFPDIIRSIWSLILTLWYPRYDGGHLRHIIQKLLKETMLSESLTNVIIPSFDIKLLQPTVFCTSKAKHEKSMDVQLSEVCLGSSAAPTYLPPRYFSTTTELKQVCHGTSIFDRHPPRTLKTSREYNLVDGGVAVKNPTFLAICEAMKEKKINARKLLVLSLGTGSSKGTNKLEVGSPDTWGLVKWFFGPEQSRPLTDVLMAGSNEMVEIYTSSFFQFSGLEDNYIRIQVDNLTYAQASMDNSSKENLDNLEKIGKELVEANKEKLIKLAERLSAIRHASRSSLSG, encoded by the exons ATGGCAACCCGCA GCAATACAATGTTTGTGAATGGATCGGATGAAGAACTTATCACCATTCTTAGTATTGATGGTGGGGGAGTGAGAGGCATCATTCCTGGCACAGTCCTTGCCTTTCTCGAATCAAAGCTCCAG GAGTTGGATCCTGAAAACAAAGATGTGAGGATTGCAGATTATTTTGACTACATTGCTGGGACTAGCACAGGAGGGCTTATAGCAGCTATGATTACTGCACCAAATGATCAGAAACGACCTTTGTTTGCTGCAAAAGATATCAACGacttttatcataaaaatgCTGCTGTTATATTTCCTCAGAAAACCGAGCCTGACGTTGGAACTCTTCTGGGAGAATTGGTTACCACGCTAAAAGAAAGTAACCAAATCCCAAATGCTGCAAAAGACATTGCAAAGTTTAACCTTGAGGAGTCGGAGCAAATTCTTCAGTTCGTCGAAAC GTATAATGGCAAGAGTTCAGGTGACAAATTGATGAGGTCTAGCTTTCCAGATATCATCCGGTCCATCTGGTCTCTTATCTTAACGTTGTGGTATCCCCGGTATGATGGCGGTCATCTGCGTCACATAATCCAGAAATTATTGAAAGAGACAATGCTCTCTGAGAGTCTGACTAATGTGATAATTCCTTCTTTTGATATCAAGCTTCTACAGCCAACAGTTTTCTGCACATCAAAG GCAAAGCATGAGAAGTCAATGGATGTTCAGCTATCAGAAGTATGTCTTGGGTCGTCTGCAGCACCAACTTACCTTCCTCCTCGCTATTTTTCAACTACCACCGAGCTCAAACAGGTTTGTCATGGCACGAGTATATTTGATCGTCACCCTCCTCGCACTCTTAAAACTTCCAGGGAATACAACCTGGTTGATGGGGGCGTTGCAGTTAAAAATCCT ACCTTTCTGGCTATATGTGAGGcgatgaaagaaaagaaaatcaatgctCGTAAACTTCTTGTTCTTTCCCTTGGAACTGGATCATCAAAAGGAACTAACAAGCTGGAGGTTGGAAGCCCTGACACATGGGGACTCGTCAAGTGGTTTTTTGGACCTGAACAATCTCGCCCATTGACTGATGTCTTGATGGCAGGATCGAATGAGATGGTTGAAATATATACATCCAGTTTCTTTCAGTTCTCTGGTTTAGAAGACAACTATATCCGCATTCAG GTTGATAACTTGACATATGCCCAAGCCTCGATGGACAACTCGAGCAAAGAAAACCTTGACAATCTCGAGAAGATTGGTAAAGAGCTAGTGGAAGCTAATAAAGAAAAGCTCATTAA GCTTGCCGAAAGATTGTCCGCCATAAGACATGCTAGCCGATCAAGTCTTTCTGGATGA
- the LOC133706235 gene encoding patatin-like protein 2 isoform X1 produces MATRSEHLCNTMFVNGSDEELITILSIDGGGVRGIIPGTVLAFLESKLQELDPENKDVRIADYFDYIAGTSTGGLIAAMITAPNDQKRPLFAAKDINDFYHKNAAVIFPQKTEPDVGTLLGELVTTLKESNQIPNAAKDIAKFNLEESEQILQFVETYNGKSSGDKLMRSSFPDIIRSIWSLILTLWYPRYDGGHLRHIIQKLLKETMLSESLTNVIIPSFDIKLLQPTVFCTSKAKHEKSMDVQLSEVCLGSSAAPTYLPPRYFSTTTELKQVCHGTSIFDRHPPRTLKTSREYNLVDGGVAVKNPTFLAICEAMKEKKINARKLLVLSLGTGSSKGTNKLEVGSPDTWGLVKWFFGPEQSRPLTDVLMAGSNEMVEIYTSSFFQFSGLEDNYIRIQVDNLTYAQASMDNSSKENLDNLEKIGKELVEANKEKLIKLAERLSAIRHASRSSLSG; encoded by the exons ATGGCAACCCGCAGTGAGCACTTGT GCAATACAATGTTTGTGAATGGATCGGATGAAGAACTTATCACCATTCTTAGTATTGATGGTGGGGGAGTGAGAGGCATCATTCCTGGCACAGTCCTTGCCTTTCTCGAATCAAAGCTCCAG GAGTTGGATCCTGAAAACAAAGATGTGAGGATTGCAGATTATTTTGACTACATTGCTGGGACTAGCACAGGAGGGCTTATAGCAGCTATGATTACTGCACCAAATGATCAGAAACGACCTTTGTTTGCTGCAAAAGATATCAACGacttttatcataaaaatgCTGCTGTTATATTTCCTCAGAAAACCGAGCCTGACGTTGGAACTCTTCTGGGAGAATTGGTTACCACGCTAAAAGAAAGTAACCAAATCCCAAATGCTGCAAAAGACATTGCAAAGTTTAACCTTGAGGAGTCGGAGCAAATTCTTCAGTTCGTCGAAAC GTATAATGGCAAGAGTTCAGGTGACAAATTGATGAGGTCTAGCTTTCCAGATATCATCCGGTCCATCTGGTCTCTTATCTTAACGTTGTGGTATCCCCGGTATGATGGCGGTCATCTGCGTCACATAATCCAGAAATTATTGAAAGAGACAATGCTCTCTGAGAGTCTGACTAATGTGATAATTCCTTCTTTTGATATCAAGCTTCTACAGCCAACAGTTTTCTGCACATCAAAG GCAAAGCATGAGAAGTCAATGGATGTTCAGCTATCAGAAGTATGTCTTGGGTCGTCTGCAGCACCAACTTACCTTCCTCCTCGCTATTTTTCAACTACCACCGAGCTCAAACAGGTTTGTCATGGCACGAGTATATTTGATCGTCACCCTCCTCGCACTCTTAAAACTTCCAGGGAATACAACCTGGTTGATGGGGGCGTTGCAGTTAAAAATCCT ACCTTTCTGGCTATATGTGAGGcgatgaaagaaaagaaaatcaatgctCGTAAACTTCTTGTTCTTTCCCTTGGAACTGGATCATCAAAAGGAACTAACAAGCTGGAGGTTGGAAGCCCTGACACATGGGGACTCGTCAAGTGGTTTTTTGGACCTGAACAATCTCGCCCATTGACTGATGTCTTGATGGCAGGATCGAATGAGATGGTTGAAATATATACATCCAGTTTCTTTCAGTTCTCTGGTTTAGAAGACAACTATATCCGCATTCAG GTTGATAACTTGACATATGCCCAAGCCTCGATGGACAACTCGAGCAAAGAAAACCTTGACAATCTCGAGAAGATTGGTAAAGAGCTAGTGGAAGCTAATAAAGAAAAGCTCATTAA GCTTGCCGAAAGATTGTCCGCCATAAGACATGCTAGCCGATCAAGTCTTTCTGGATGA